The Gemmatimonadota bacterium genomic sequence CGGATGCGCCGCGAGGGCATGCCGCAGGTTGGTGCGTGCCAGCGGCTCGTCGTCCACGATGAGCACCTGGATCACGTCACGATTCATGCGCCGGTGCCACGGGAAGGAAGAGGGTCACCACGAAATGTCCGTCCGACGGGCCGGCTTCGAGGCGCGCGGTCGCTCCAAACAGCAAGGCCAGCCGGTCCCGTATGCCGCGCAGGCCGAGCCCAAGCCCGGGATTGGCCGGCGCACCGGGATGTTTGGTGTTGCGCATGCCGTGATGGCATGTCGGAGTTGGGCGCTGAGCTGGCCGATGGCGTCGATGGCCACGCGCTGGTCGTTGCTGCGCACCAATCCGGCGATGGCACTCAGGGCATTAAACAGGAAGTGCGGTTCGAGCTGGGCACGCAGGCCGCGCAGGCGCTGCTGCTCGAGTTCCAGTTGCAGGGCGAGGCGTTCGGCGTCGGCCGCCTGCTGACGCGCGCGAAGCGCGCGCCCTTCGCGCACCGTCACGATCGCGTAGATCGCCATGAAGCTGCCGGTCATCAGGGCCAGGTCCAGAAGCCACAACTCTGCGGGCCAGCGACGCAAGGCGGGAAGGAAGGCCTTTACCGGATCTGCGGCATTGCGCAGGGTTACCGCCGCGACCTGCCACAAGATCTCCGGGACGAGGAAGATCACGAGACTGCCCACGTACAGGGGCACCACGGTCCGGCGCTCGCTGAGAACGACGGTCCGACGTTCCATGGTACGGTACAGCAGGGTCGTATAGGCGACCCATGGCACATACGC encodes the following:
- a CDS encoding histidine kinase is translated as MGLQELLGAYLVAYVPWVAYTTLLYRTMERRTVVLSERRTVVPLYVGSLVIFLVPEILWQVAAVTLRNAADPVKAFLPALRRWPAELWLLDLALMTGSFMAIYAIVTVREGRALRARQQAADAERLALQLELEQQRLRGLRAQLEPHFLFNALSAIAGLVRSNDQRVAIDAIGQLSAQLRHAITACATPNIPVRRPIPGLGSACAAYGTGWPCCLERPRASKPARRTDISW